The Nostoc sp. NIES-3756 DNA window AGAAAACCTGCATTATCAAATTACAAAAAAAATTAGGTTCCTCTGTATTTTCAAGAAACCAAATTATTAAAATATCTTAATTTAATTATGAATTTTATCTTAATTTCAAAAATTATCTAACATTTATCAGTTATTATTTACATTTTACACAGTAAATCTTACTAATGTGATCAAAGATTTTGAACTCTCGACTAAGTAAATAGCTGGGAAGAGTCAAACTATATTAAGAAATGTAAAATCAACTCAAATCCTTTTACTTCCTACCTTGTGGCTTATCTAACTACAAGTATTTACCCCGTTCTACTTAAATGTAGGTGCTTGTAACTGACTTTCTAAATCGATACGTAACCACAAATCAACAAAAGACCAGATACAAGGCTGATGACTAACTGCAATAAAATTCTCTGGTTTATTAGTAACTATTGCATCTAATTGGTAATGGCTCAGGCAAGCCAACTCAACTGCCGATTCAAAATCATTAAGGGACAAATAACGTGATTCTTGCAGTACACCTTGGTCAATAGTACAAATTTCCATTTTTTCTTGTAGCCATTCAACTACAATCTCAGAAATATGGGGATTTTTTAGACAGTAAGTATAAGTAGAAACTTTTTGTAAACCAACATCTGTTAAGTATAGGCGAATAGAATGATGTGATTTGTCTAATAATGCTTTGACATCATCAGCAAATTCGGTGCGATTCATGACAGCATCTAATAATAAATCAGTATCAAATAAGATTTTGTACATTTTTCTCCTCCCATATAAAGTCAGCAATCAATACCAAAAACTAGTAAAGTTGATTTATCTGGCATGAAAGTCAGGTATTTTTGTTGTTAGTCAGAAAAATAAAAACCTATTGCTGAAATAAGCCTATTTCTCTAATACAACCTGCAACATACTAGTTTC harbors:
- a CDS encoding PIN domain-containing protein; this encodes MYKILFDTDLLLDAVMNRTEFADDVKALLDKSHHSIRLYLTDVGLQKVSTYTYCLKNPHISEIVVEWLQEKMEICTIDQGVLQESRYLSLNDFESAVELACLSHYQLDAIVTNKPENFIAVSHQPCIWSFVDLWLRIDLESQLQAPTFK